One window of the Corynebacterium glutamicum ATCC 13032 genome contains the following:
- a CDS encoding energy-coupling factor transporter transmembrane component T family protein: MNSIPLGFYVDKQSVVHSFPALWKFPLLLFFIIGGSIAASTPVHGLILVGIAVVFYVLAKIPLKVAWEQLWPVLPILIMLGAFQWWQRGFDFAATTVLTLFSAVMAAMLLTLTTRLEALMNAVERMLQPFARFGLPVETITLAISLTIRLIPLQLATVKEVLDARKARGAGFSIAAFGTPVIIRSIKRARNIGDALLARGAGD; encoded by the coding sequence ATGAACAGTATTCCTTTAGGTTTTTACGTCGATAAGCAATCTGTTGTTCATTCTTTTCCTGCTTTGTGGAAATTCCCACTTCTGCTGTTTTTCATCATCGGCGGCTCCATCGCGGCTTCTACCCCGGTTCATGGGTTGATTTTGGTGGGGATTGCAGTGGTGTTTTACGTGCTGGCGAAGATTCCGCTGAAGGTCGCGTGGGAGCAGTTGTGGCCAGTGCTGCCGATTTTGATCATGCTCGGTGCGTTTCAGTGGTGGCAGCGCGGCTTTGATTTCGCGGCAACCACAGTGCTCACGCTGTTTTCCGCGGTGATGGCCGCCATGTTGTTGACGTTGACCACGCGGTTGGAAGCGCTCATGAATGCAGTTGAGCGGATGTTGCAGCCTTTTGCACGTTTTGGCCTGCCAGTAGAGACGATCACCTTGGCTATTTCTCTCACGATTCGGCTCATTCCGCTGCAATTAGCCACGGTGAAGGAAGTCCTCGATGCCCGTAAAGCTCGTGGTGCCGGTTTTTCTATCGCCGCGTTTGGCACGCCTGTGATCATCAGATCAATAAAGAGGGCCCGCAATATCGGCGATGCTCTTCTCGCACGTGGTGCCGGCGATTAA
- a CDS encoding amino acid ABC transporter permease — protein sequence MLSGNGQLDANKWTPFINSQTWTTYILPGLWGTLKSAVFSVILALVMGTALGLGRISEIRILRWFCAVIIETFRAIPVLILMIFAYQMFAQYNIVPSSQLAFAAVVFGLTMYNGSVIAEILRSGIASLPKGQKEAAIALGMSSRQTTWSILLPQAVAAMLPALISQMVIALKDSALGYQIGYIEVVRSGIQSASVNRNYLAALFVVALIMIVLNFSLTALASRIERQLRAGRARKNIVAKVPEQPDQGLETKDNVNVDWQDPDYKDLKTPGVQ from the coding sequence ATGCTTTCAGGCAACGGCCAACTCGATGCCAACAAATGGACTCCGTTCATCAATTCCCAAACCTGGACCACCTACATTCTTCCTGGTTTGTGGGGCACGCTGAAATCTGCCGTGTTCTCGGTGATCTTGGCTCTGGTCATGGGTACCGCACTGGGTCTTGGCCGTATCTCTGAAATCAGGATTCTCCGCTGGTTCTGCGCCGTCATCATCGAGACTTTCCGAGCCATTCCGGTTCTGATCCTCATGATTTTCGCCTACCAGATGTTCGCCCAGTACAACATCGTGCCGTCGAGCCAGCTCGCGTTCGCCGCCGTGGTATTCGGTCTGACCATGTACAACGGTTCTGTGATCGCAGAGATTCTGCGTTCTGGTATCGCTTCCCTGCCTAAGGGGCAGAAGGAAGCAGCGATTGCGTTGGGTATGTCTTCTAGGCAAACCACCTGGTCAATCTTGTTGCCTCAGGCCGTGGCTGCAATGCTCCCAGCGTTGATCTCTCAGATGGTTATTGCACTGAAGGACTCCGCACTTGGTTACCAGATCGGCTACATTGAAGTGGTTCGTTCCGGTATTCAGTCCGCGTCTGTCAACCGCAACTACCTTGCAGCGCTGTTTGTTGTTGCGCTGATCATGATTGTTCTGAACTTCTCCCTCACCGCTCTGGCTTCTCGCATCGAGCGCCAGTTGCGTGCAGGTAGGGCTCGTAAGAACATTGTTGCCAAGGTCCCTGAGCAGCCAGATCAAGGTCTGGAGACCAAGGACAATGTCAATGTCGACTGGCAGGATCCTGATTATAAGGATCTGAAAACCCCTGGAGTTCAGTAA
- the recA gene encoding recombinase RecA, producing the protein MAPKKTATKATAAKGNDRQKALDAALALIEKDFGKGAVMRLGDENRPPIQTISSGNTAIDIALGIGGFPRGRIVEVYGPESSGKTTVALHAIAQAQKAGGIAAFIDAEHALDPDYARKLGVDTDALLVSQPDTGEQALEIADMLVRSGAIDIIVIDSVAALTPKAEIEGEMGDSHVGLQARLMSQALRKMTGALYNSGTTAIFINQLREKIGVMFGSPETTTGGKALKFYASVRCDIRRIQTLKDGQDAIGNRTRLKVVKNKVSPPFKIAEFDIMYGEGISRESSVIDLAVDNGIVKKSGSWFTYEGEQLGQGKEKVRLSLKENPELTDELEDKIFKKLGVGKYAAASDELTDDPVELVPNVDFDDEADTEADAED; encoded by the coding sequence ATGGCTCCCAAGAAGACAGCAACAAAGGCAACTGCCGCCAAGGGGAATGATCGTCAGAAGGCACTTGATGCCGCACTAGCCCTGATTGAGAAGGATTTCGGTAAAGGCGCTGTCATGCGTCTGGGTGATGAGAATCGTCCGCCAATCCAGACCATCTCATCTGGTAACACCGCGATTGATATTGCCTTGGGTATCGGTGGATTCCCACGTGGTCGAATCGTTGAGGTGTATGGCCCAGAATCATCAGGTAAAACCACCGTTGCACTGCACGCAATTGCGCAGGCACAAAAGGCCGGCGGCATCGCTGCATTCATTGACGCCGAGCACGCGTTGGATCCAGATTATGCTCGCAAGCTTGGTGTAGATACTGATGCGCTTCTGGTTTCGCAGCCAGACACTGGTGAGCAAGCACTAGAAATCGCCGACATGCTGGTTCGTTCCGGCGCAATCGACATCATCGTGATTGACTCGGTGGCTGCGCTGACACCAAAGGCTGAAATTGAAGGCGAAATGGGCGATAGCCACGTTGGTCTTCAGGCCCGCCTCATGAGCCAGGCGCTTCGTAAGATGACAGGTGCGCTGTACAACTCGGGTACCACCGCGATCTTCATTAACCAGCTGCGTGAAAAGATCGGTGTGATGTTCGGTTCCCCAGAAACCACCACCGGTGGTAAGGCCCTGAAGTTCTACGCATCTGTTCGTTGTGACATTCGACGAATCCAGACTCTGAAGGACGGACAGGATGCCATTGGTAACCGCACCCGCTTGAAGGTCGTTAAGAACAAGGTCTCCCCACCGTTCAAGATCGCTGAATTCGACATCATGTACGGCGAAGGCATCTCCCGTGAATCCTCCGTCATTGACTTGGCAGTGGACAACGGCATTGTGAAGAAGTCAGGTTCCTGGTTCACCTACGAGGGCGAACAGCTTGGTCAAGGTAAGGAAAAGGTGCGTCTTTCCCTCAAGGAGAACCCTGAACTCACCGATGAGCTGGAAGATAAGATCTTCAAGAAGCTGGGAGTAGGCAAGTACGCTGCAGCCTCAGATGAACTCACCGACGATCCAGTAGAGCTCGTGCCTAACGTTGACTTCGATGATGAAGCCGACACCGAAGCAGACGCTGAAGACTAA
- the gluC gene encoding glutamate ABC transporter permease GluC — protein MSTLWADLGPSLLPAFWVTIKLTIYSAIGAMIFGTILTTMRVSPVKILRTLSTAYINTVRNTPLTLVVLFCSFGLYQNLGLTLAGRESSTFLVDNNFRLAVLGFILYTSTFVAESLRSGINTVHFGQAEAARSLGLGFGATFRSIIFPQAVRAAIVPLGNTLIALTKNTTIASVIGVGEASLLMKATIENHANMLFVVFAIFAVGFMILTLPMGLGLGKLSERLAVKK, from the coding sequence ATGAGCACTTTGTGGGCGGATCTGGGTCCGTCTCTACTTCCAGCTTTTTGGGTGACCATCAAACTCACCATTTATTCCGCCATCGGCGCCATGATTTTCGGAACCATCCTCACCACAATGAGGGTCTCGCCCGTTAAAATCCTCCGCACGTTGTCCACGGCGTACATCAACACAGTCCGAAATACCCCACTTACTCTTGTGGTGCTGTTTTGCTCCTTTGGCCTTTACCAAAACCTCGGGTTGACTTTGGCGGGCCGTGAAAGCTCCACATTCTTGGTGGATAATAACTTCCGCTTGGCCGTACTTGGCTTCATTTTGTACACCTCAACCTTCGTTGCCGAGTCCCTGCGTTCGGGTATTAACACCGTGCACTTTGGGCAAGCAGAAGCTGCGCGTTCCCTAGGACTGGGCTTTGGCGCGACTTTCCGTTCCATTATTTTCCCGCAGGCTGTGCGCGCCGCGATCGTCCCTTTGGGCAACACACTGATCGCACTGACTAAGAACACCACCATCGCCTCTGTCATTGGAGTTGGCGAAGCCTCCCTGCTGATGAAAGCCACCATCGAAAATCACGCCAACATGCTATTTGTCGTGTTCGCGATCTTCGCCGTTGGCTTCATGATTCTGACCCTGCCTATGGGCCTTGGCTTGGGCAAACTCTCTGAGCGTTTGGCGGTGAAGAAGTAA
- the gluB gene encoding glutamate ABC transporter substrate-binding protein GluB gives MSAKRTFTRIGAILGATALAGVTLTACGDSSGGDGFLAAIENGSVNVGTKYDQPGLGLRNPDNSMSGLDVDVAEYVVNSIADDKGWDHPTIEWRESPSAQRETLIQNGEVDMIAATYSINAGRSESVNFGGPYLLTHQALLVRQDDDRIETLEDLDNGLILCSVSGSTPAQKVKDVLPGVQLQEYDTYSSCVEALSQGNVDALTTDATILFGYSQQYEGDFRVVEMEKDGEPFTDEYYGIGLKKDDQEGTDAINAALERMYADGTFQRLLTENLGEDSVVVEEGTPGDLSFLDAS, from the coding sequence ATGTCTGCAAAGCGTACTTTTACCCGTATCGGTGCGATTCTTGGAGCAACTGCACTTGCCGGAGTTACCCTCACCGCCTGTGGTGATTCAAGCGGTGGCGACGGATTCCTCGCAGCCATTGAAAATGGTTCTGTCAATGTCGGCACCAAATACGATCAGCCTGGTCTTGGCCTCCGCAACCCAGACAACTCCATGAGCGGTCTCGACGTGGATGTTGCTGAATACGTAGTCAACTCCATCGCTGATGACAAGGGCTGGGATCACCCCACCATCGAATGGCGTGAATCCCCTTCTGCGCAGCGTGAAACCCTCATTCAAAACGGTGAGGTAGACATGATCGCAGCAACCTACTCCATCAACGCTGGCCGTTCAGAGTCCGTCAACTTCGGTGGCCCATACCTGCTTACCCACCAGGCTCTGCTTGTTCGCCAAGATGACGATCGCATTGAAACCCTCGAGGACTTGGATAACGGTTTGATCCTGTGCTCCGTTTCCGGATCCACTCCAGCTCAGAAGGTCAAGGATGTCCTCCCAGGCGTTCAGCTCCAAGAATACGACACCTACTCTTCCTGTGTTGAGGCACTGTCCCAGGGCAACGTTGACGCCCTGACCACTGACGCCACCATCCTCTTCGGCTACTCCCAGCAGTACGAAGGCGACTTCCGCGTTGTGGAAATGGAAAAGGACGGCGAGCCATTCACCGACGAGTACTACGGCATTGGCCTGAAGAAGGATGACCAGGAAGGCACCGACGCTATCAACGCCGCACTTGAGCGCATGTACGCTGACGGCACCTTCCAGCGACTGCTCACCGAGAACCTCGGTGAAGACTCCGTGGTTGTTGAAGAAGGCACCCCAGGTGACCTCTCCTTCCTCGACGCAAGCTAG
- a CDS encoding DUF3046 domain-containing protein — translation MRLSEFRQLIEDEFGEAKGEWIAHSHVIGALGVTADVAVDTGVDLRDVWEQLCIDFSVPEERRLGKDEPGF, via the coding sequence ATGCGTTTATCGGAGTTTCGGCAACTCATTGAAGATGAATTCGGAGAAGCCAAAGGGGAGTGGATTGCACACTCGCATGTGATTGGTGCCCTCGGCGTCACTGCAGATGTTGCAGTAGATACCGGGGTTGATCTGCGCGATGTATGGGAACAACTGTGCATTGATTTCAGTGTTCCCGAAGAGCGACGACTTGGTAAAGATGAACCAGGGTTCTAG
- the bioY gene encoding biotin transporter BioY yields MPTSSSPATVTPLKKQSSRKQLQDIALIAVFAALIIVLAFVSIPVGTAGVPIVLQNASIVLAGLILGGRRGFLTALLFLALGLIGLPVLAGGRTTLAALAGPTAGYIVGYLISPLVAGIIAYLAPKKRGAGMFIVLGLAGLAGLITQYACGIVGLVLRAGLSLSEATIAQGAFVLPDLAKITVMVIIAAGVHAAFPDIRKK; encoded by the coding sequence ATGCCTACATCCTCTTCTCCTGCAACTGTGACTCCGCTAAAGAAGCAGTCTTCACGTAAACAGCTCCAAGACATCGCGCTTATTGCAGTTTTTGCAGCACTGATCATTGTGCTTGCTTTTGTTTCCATCCCAGTTGGCACAGCGGGAGTGCCTATTGTTTTGCAGAATGCCTCCATCGTTTTGGCTGGCCTGATTCTTGGTGGTCGACGTGGTTTTCTCACTGCTTTGCTGTTCCTGGCACTCGGCCTGATTGGCCTGCCTGTCCTTGCAGGTGGTCGTACCACTTTGGCCGCACTTGCTGGCCCAACAGCTGGCTACATCGTGGGTTACCTCATTTCCCCACTTGTTGCAGGCATCATCGCTTACCTCGCACCTAAAAAGCGTGGCGCTGGAATGTTCATCGTTTTAGGCCTGGCGGGTCTCGCGGGTCTGATCACCCAATACGCTTGCGGCATCGTGGGTCTCGTCCTTCGTGCGGGTCTAAGCTTGAGTGAAGCAACAATTGCTCAAGGTGCCTTTGTGCTGCCAGATTTGGCCAAGATCACCGTCATGGTCATAATCGCCGCTGGAGTTCATGCAGCATTCCCTGACATCCGTAAGAAATAG
- the recX gene encoding recombination regulator RecX, with protein MMWLVPAFSSTKGNNAMDIQAEKIEKLRKALDNFERAHARGESDFFDHEKEEKKANVRRRALLLLNQRARSVNELSTRLKALEFEEDIINEVIGDLTRSKLLDDEVFATEWVRQRAARRGKSSRALDRELQEKGVDKQTRAAALEQIDQADERDTARAVAVKKARSETKIPQDRADYDKALRRVVGALARRGFPAGMSMDLAREALDARIEDLKN; from the coding sequence ATGATGTGGCTTGTTCCTGCTTTTTCGTCAACGAAGGGCAACAACGCGATGGATATCCAAGCCGAAAAGATTGAAAAGCTCAGAAAAGCACTCGACAACTTTGAACGCGCTCATGCGCGAGGCGAATCAGACTTCTTTGACCATGAAAAAGAAGAAAAGAAAGCCAACGTACGCAGACGTGCCCTGCTGCTGCTTAACCAACGCGCACGATCAGTCAACGAACTAAGCACCAGACTTAAAGCACTGGAGTTTGAGGAAGACATCATCAATGAGGTCATTGGCGATCTCACCAGATCCAAACTGCTTGATGATGAAGTTTTTGCCACTGAGTGGGTTCGGCAACGTGCTGCCAGGCGAGGAAAATCTTCGCGTGCGCTGGACCGCGAACTGCAGGAAAAAGGCGTCGACAAGCAAACGCGTGCTGCGGCGCTTGAGCAAATCGACCAGGCCGATGAGCGGGACACGGCGCGGGCGGTGGCCGTGAAAAAGGCGCGCTCAGAGACCAAGATTCCGCAGGACCGCGCCGACTACGACAAAGCGCTTCGGCGCGTGGTTGGTGCGCTGGCACGGCGGGGATTTCCGGCTGGAATGTCCATGGACCTTGCGCGGGAAGCGCTAGACGCGCGAATCGAGGATTTGAAAAACTAA
- a CDS encoding energy-coupling factor ABC transporter ATP-binding protein, whose protein sequence is MPEIIFDNTEVRYDDSLILEPLSLKLTEQRIGIIGANGGGKSTLIRMINGLGEPTTGRVLVDGLDVSHSGREVRKKVGFVFSDAENQIVMPTVREDIAFSLRRHKMPRAEKAQRVDEMMARFNLSEHADQSPHTLSGGQKQLLALAAVLILEPEVIIADEPTTLLDLRNRLMIKDVFNKLEQQLIVVSHDLDFLSDFERVICINDHKIAADGPPQKSIDLYVSLMAEPAK, encoded by the coding sequence ATGCCCGAGATCATTTTTGACAACACTGAAGTACGCTACGATGACTCGCTCATTTTAGAGCCCCTATCGTTAAAACTGACAGAACAACGCATTGGCATCATCGGGGCTAACGGCGGTGGAAAATCCACGCTCATCAGAATGATCAATGGTCTCGGCGAACCAACCACAGGGCGTGTTCTAGTTGATGGCCTTGACGTCTCGCATTCCGGACGGGAAGTTCGCAAGAAGGTTGGATTTGTCTTCTCTGACGCTGAAAACCAGATCGTGATGCCAACTGTGCGTGAGGATATTGCCTTCTCGCTTCGCCGGCACAAAATGCCACGCGCTGAAAAGGCGCAACGTGTCGACGAGATGATGGCGCGATTCAACTTGAGCGAGCATGCAGATCAATCACCGCACACCCTATCCGGTGGTCAAAAGCAGTTGTTAGCGCTGGCTGCAGTACTGATTTTGGAGCCAGAAGTGATCATCGCTGATGAGCCCACTACCCTGCTGGATCTGCGCAATAGGCTGATGATCAAAGACGTGTTCAATAAACTCGAGCAGCAATTAATCGTTGTCAGCCATGATTTAGATTTCCTCAGCGATTTTGAGCGGGTCATTTGCATCAATGATCATAAAATCGCTGCTGATGGCCCTCCGCAAAAGTCCATTGACCTGTACGTATCGCTTATGGCGGAACCTGCGAAATGA